Sequence from the Pseudomonas sp. 7SR1 genome:
GATGAGCAACGAGTACGTGATGAACAACAACTTTGCCTTTGGCGGGGTCAACACCTCACTGATCTTCCGTCGCTGGCGTTGACGCGGTTTCTTCTCACGCAGACCTTTCACCCTGGGGCGAGCCTGCTCGCGCCCAGGGGGCTCGCAAGCTTGATGGGCTGCATCACGCCCATCCTTTCGTACACCGCCCACGGCCATCAGGTGCGGTATCTATGTACCGCCCTCTCCCGGTGCTGCTCCACTAGGTTGTCCTTCCGAAAACTGCTCAGGAAGAGACCATGCCGGACAACCACCCGCCCACACCGTCTTTCAACCCGCCCCAGGCCAATGGCACCGCACTGACCACCCAGCTCGAGGCGTCGCAACAGCGGATGATCCGCCTGAACGATGCCATTCCAAGGGCATCGCAGATCGCGACGCGGCACCTGGACGACTGGTTCAAACGCACCTTTCCCGCCATCGCGGACACGGTCGATGTAAAAGAGCTGGCCCTGTACACATGGCGAGACGAGGCCATCCCCCCCGCACAACGCAACAGCGGCGGACCGGCGACGCGCAGGGTGACGGACACGGTGGCCCTCGACACGCTGCTCTGGCGGGCAATCGCCGGCAGGGTCGATACACAGGCGTTTTTCGTCGAACTGGACAACGTCGACGTCATCACGAACCAGGGCGAAACCACCCAGATGCCCGTGGCACTGAACACCCGCATCGCAAAGGAAGAAATCAAGCGCTTGAGCGACACCCTGGCGGAATCGTTCGCAGAGCTTCTGGCGCAGGCACTGGACGACTTCTGGGATGGATCCACCGAGTTCACCCAGGAACGCCACGTCAGCGACTGGCTGGCAATGGAGTTCGGTGTTCAGCTAAAGGCCCAGGCCGATCTTCATCATCTGGACGGAACGTTGAGCCCGCAGATGCACAAGGCAGTGGCCGACCTGGGGGTATCGGCCCCGGACGCGGCCTCTCGCGCCAGCATCACGGAGCGGCTGCGACCTGGCATCCACGCCTTGGCGTTGACCCCCGAAGGCTGGGGATTCAGCGTACCGCTGACCTCCGCCATTGCGCTGACCCAGCACGACAGCCAAGACCATCCCGGACATGCACTGCTGTACAGCCCGGGCGAACCGCTGGAGATCTACCGGGACCTGGCCGCCCTGAAAGCCGGCCTGGCGCAGCACGATAACGCCGGGGACAGGGTGCACATTGCGCCCATGACGCAGAACTTCCTCGCTCATCTGGTCGCCGACCTGCGCACAACGCAAAAGGCGGCAGTGCATGACACCTTGCTGGACGGCCCGGCCGAAGACGAAAGACTCAGCGCGTGGGTGGCCAGGATCGATGCCGCGGCGAACATCGGGGACAGGCTGGACCTGGCCGCAGCCATGGACGAGCGCGAACTGCGGCTGAACCAGAAAAAACTGGACGACTGGTTGCACGGCAACCCGAACGTCACGGGCTCCGACCGCGTGGCCTGGTGGCGGGCGGTGCAGGACCTGCAGAAAACCCTGGACGACGTGTCGCCCCCTCCGGACCCGGTGACCCTGGCGACCCAGGACGCGCTCCAGGCGCGGATCCGCGAGCTGCTTGTCCGATTCGTCAAGGAAAAACACCCATCAGCCGACCCTGACCGGATCGTCCTGGGGATCCGCAAACAGATCCTCGATCCACACGCCCCGACGGGTGAATCGCCGTTTGGTTCTGGCATTTCACGCGACCCGGTGAAAGCCATCGTGGATGACCGGCGCTCCATGACGCAATGGGCCATGTCCAACCTGACCCCGGACGAACGCAATGCCACCCACGTTAGCGTGGAGGGGCCGCTGAGCTTCGCGCAGATCGTGGAGGTCATCGAGCGGGCGAACGTGGGCGCCCGTCTACCGGCCGAACTGCAACTGGCCGCACGTACTCGCCAGCCGCAATGGATGGCCGTCAAGGCGAAACAGATGCGGGCCCAGGCTTGGGCCGCCCATATCTCCGGCGACCTGAGGCACGACCGGGACAAGACCGGACTCAACCTGGTGCTGGCGGCACTGGACAGTCCGGCGCCGGAAGGGCGCAGAAAGGTCAATGGCCACGAGGTGGTGGTCCGGCAGGTCCAGTGGGGCGACAGCGTGCTGAAGGAAATCCTCGCGTTCGGCGTCAGGACACTGGCGAGTCGCCCCTCGCTGACGCTGTATACGCCCGGGGCACCAGACGGCAAGACGTTCAGGGACGTCGATGCCAACAGCGACCGAGAGCTGGAAGCCGCGCTGGTGCGGACACTCACGGCCACGCTGGACATGACCCGCTGGCTGATCTCGCAATTGCCCTTGCTCGAGCAAGCCGACCAGCTTGCCAGCCTGGTGCCGGCCTCGGAGAACCTGACGCTCAACGAGAAGATAAGGAAGATCACGCAACCGAGCTTCTCGTGGATAAGACACAGGGTCCTGGATGACTTTGCGTCGAATGTCTATTCGCCCGTGGTCAAGGCAGACCTGTTCAAGGCGCTGCACGAGACCCAGATAACCCATGCAATCAAGACCGCCGACTCGCTGACCGTAAGCAATGCCGAGCGCGACAGCACCGCGGCACAGGAAGGACGCAGAAAGGGTGTCGCGTTATTGACCGGCGCCATGGCCATGTTCTACGCCGGCCGCCTGGGCGGAGTACTGGGGCGCGCGATCCTGCCGACCATGGCCGGCGGCGCCGCGGTATCGGCGATCAAGGACGAGGACGGCAGCTTCAGCCAGTGGGCAGGGGACTTTATCCACGGGCTGGGCGAGGTGTTGGCAGAGGCCGGACAGGACCTGATCATGGCCCGCGCGGCACACCGTCGCAGCAAGGAGCGCCCGAGGCTGTCGTCGCTTGCTCGAATGCCAGACCCGGAACTGGAGCCTTTTGTCCTCAAGGGCTTCAACGGCAAGGGGTTGGCGCCCGAAGGTCGTGACCGGTATCGGGATGCCGGCGGGCAGGGCTACCTGAAGCTAGGCAAGGACTATTGCAAGACCGCGATACAGGAAGGCGAGCAGATCATCTATGCGTCCAACAATCGGTCGAACCAGCGAAGGGTGGCCTGGAAAAACGGTCGCTGGCAACTCCAGGAACCGCTGCGACTGCTCGGCGGGGGAAACCTGCTGAGTCTGTTCAGCCGGACTCCCGAAACTGCGCAACGCAAAACCTGCAACGCCCTGGTCGAGGGGGTCCTGGTGGATCATCACTGGCCTTCGCGCAAGGTGGTCTCCATCGCGAGAAAGGTCATCTACTCGATGCCCGACGAACTGGCAGAGCGTATCCTGCGCGAGAGCATGAGCGACCTCGGCGTCGACAACATAGACACCTATCGCTCACGGATAGACGCCATAAACAAAGGACTGCGCAGCTTCACGCCACATAAGGTCCACCACGAAAACCTGCTGTACAAATACAACGTATGGCAAGCCGTCGATTACTGCACCCAGGACCTCCAGCCCCAAGGCCTGCAACTCAACTCGACCCAGAAAATCCGAATCTTCGACATGACACTGCCGCTCAGGCGCGAGCTTTTCGACAGTGAAGGCAATTTCAAGATGATGATGTCGTCCCTGCCCGACAACCTCACCGGCGCACTGTTCGTCACGATCATCCCCGAACAGGGCAAGAAGAAAGCCGCGATGACCAAGATACAGGCGGATATCCATGATGTGGTTGCCGCTGCCGAACAAAGAGTCTGGCGCGAGCTGGGGACCGACTTCCCCGGGGAAGGACCTGAAGTCGAGGCCGCCAAGAAAGAGTACAAGGAAACGCCTGAAAACCTTGCGCTGTACAAGAGCAAGAAGCTGCAGATCTTCAGGGAAGAAATGCAGAAACGACACAAGCCCGGGCTCCTGACGGAAATCCGCAACAACAGGATTCCTTATCTCATCATCAACAAGGGCAAATCACTGCGCAAAACGCTACTGGTGACCCAGGAGGACATCACGGATTTCAGCAGAAAACTTTCCAACTACGACGCCTTCGATATCGAGGTGGTGACCCAGGTCCCTTCGAAAAAAGTGCCTAGCAAGACCCCGACCACCAGCACGCCTGTAGCCCCGCCGCAAGCATCGCCGGTCAAGGACAGGTTCACCGTAAGCGCCAATACCCTGGCGGAAACACAGATGTCCTACAACAGCTTCCCCGACGCGGCCAAGACCAGGATCACGCAGATCATGGACGACATCCGCGCCGGCAGGGCCACCACCAAGAGAATCAACAGGTTCTACTGGTACGACATGGCCCAGCTCTCCCCCGGCGGCGGCAGAGGGGCCTGGCGCGCGGCGTTCGAACGCAAGGGTGATAGCTGGATACTCCAGGGCTTCTACGACTATCACGTCAATAAACCTGCGACGGTCTGGGAGGGCTGAGTAAAACTGACCGACCAAAGGCAAGCCCTGTGGACAGGGCTTGCTCGCGAACGAGGATGGTTTTGACCGCGTCACTTCCGGCCGAGAGGCTCCTGTCCGGCATCAGGAAACAGACAAAGCCCCCTCGTCGGTCAACAACGCCACGAACCCCTTGGCCATCGGCGAACGCTGGTCCTTGCGCTGTACCAGCCACACGGCCGACACCGCCGCGGGGTCGAGCAGCGGTCGATAGACCACGCCATCGATTCGCATCCGCTGGTAAGACGCCGGCAGCACCGAAACACCCAGCCCCGCCGCCACCAGGCCTATGATGGTCATGGCTTCCCCGGCCTCCTGGGCGAAATGCGGACTGAAGCCGGCGTCGCGAGCCAGGTTCAGGAGCTGCGCATACAGGCCGCTGCCGTAGCTGCGGGGAAAGAATACAAAGGGTTCATGGGCCAGCGCCGATAGAAACAGCCCCTCCTCATTGCCCTGGGCCAGTGGATGCTTGGCGCTGAGCACGGCCACCAGGGGTTCGCGGCTCAACTCGATGACACTCAGGGAGTCGGGCAGCGGCAACGGGCGCATGATGCCGACTTCGATCGCCTCGTCCACCAGCGCATCGGCCACCTGGGTACTGCTCATTTCCCGCAGGTTCAGGTGCACGGCCGGAAATCGCTGGCGAAAGGAGAAGATCGCCTGGGGGATGGTGGAATTGAACGGCGCCGAGGAGGTGAACCCGATTTTCAACTCGCCCAGTTCCCCCTGCTGGGCGCGGCGGGCTACGTCAGCCGCCTTGTCGACCTGGGCCAGGACCCGTCGCGCCTCTTCCAGAAACAGCCGCCCGGCTTCGCTCAGTTCGACCCGACGATTGGTGCGCTCGAACAGACGCGCGCCGATCTCCTGTTCCAACGCCTGGATCTGCTGGCTCAAGGGAGGCTGGGAGATACCCAGCGCCAGCGCGGCACGGCCGAAATGAAGCTCCTCGGCGACGGCGATGAAGTAACGCAGATGACGCAATTCCATGGGCCTTCCAATAAGTCGTTCAACGTCTTAAACAGGTCGAACAATATATTGGATAGAAACATTAGCCGGCTATATGCTTTTTTCATTGCCTGCCTGGCCGTGCTTCCCCCGAGGTTCATCGTGAAAACTGCTGTCGCTCCCCTGGCCCATGAAATCCCTCCCCAGCCGGACAACGTCGCTGGGCAACTGGCGGACATCTACATCGAGAAAGGCACCTCGATGTTCATGCATACAGTCCTGGCGCTGTTCTGCGGCGGGTTCGCGACGTTCGCCCTGCTGTATTGCGTGCAGCCGATGATGCCGCTGTTGTCGGCGGAGTTTTCCATCAACGCCGCCCAGAGCAGCCTGATCCTGTCGGTGGCGACCGCCTTGCTCGCCATCGGCCTTTTGATCACCGGTCCGATCTCCGACCGCATCGGCCGCAAGCCGGTGATGGTCGCGGCGCTGTTCGCCGCGGCGTTGTGCACGATTGCCAGCGCCATGATGCCCACCTGGCAAGGCGTACTGGTACTGCGCGCCCTCGTGGGGCTGTCGTTGAGCGGACTGGCGGCCGTGGCCATGACCTACCTGAGCGAAGAAATCCATCCCAAGCACATCGGCCTGGCGATGGGCCTGTATATCGCCGGCAACGCCATCGGCGGCATGTCCGGACGGCTGATCGCCGGCGTACTGATCGACTTCGTCAGTTGGCACACCGCGATGCTGGTGATCGGCGGTCTCGCACTGATCGCCGCGGCGGTGTTCTGGAGGATTCTTCCCGAGTCGCGCAACTTCCGTCCGCGCTCGCTGCACCCACGCAGCCTGCTGGAAGGGTTCACCATGCACTTTCGCGATGCCGGGTTGCCACTGCTGTTTCTCGAAGCGTTCGTGTTGATGGGGGCGTTCGTGACGCTGTTCAACTACATCGGCTACCGCCTGCTGGCCGCGCCTTATCATCTGGACCAGGCGTTCGTCGGCTTGCTGTCGGTGGTGTACCTGTCGGGTATCTACAGTTCGGCCAAGGTCGGCTCGCTGGCCGACAAACTGGGTCGCCGCAAGATGCTCTGGGCGACCATTGCACTGATGCTGGCAGGCCTGGTGCTGACTCTGTTCACTCCGCTGTCCCTGGTGATCCTGGGCATGCTGGTGTTCACCTTCGGGTTCTTCGGTGCCCACTCCGTCGCCAGCAGCTGGATCGGTCGCCGGGCAACCAGAGCCAAGGGGCAGGCCTCATCGCTCTACCTGTTCAGCTACTACGCGGGTTCGAGTATCGCGGGCACGGCCGGTGGCGTGGCCTGGCACCTGGGTGGCTGGAACGGCATCGGATTGTTCATCGGGGCCTTGCTGGTGATTGCGTTGGGGGTGGCATTGAAACTGGCCAAGCTACCGGTGTTGCCGGGCAACATGCAGGTCTAGCCTGGAGATTGATCGAGCCCGGGCCTGCCGCCCGGGTCATTGCTGCATCGTCATCCGCGCCTCCAGGATTCCCTCGCGCACTTCCAGGCTCAGCGTCTGCAGGGTCGCACCATCCCGCTCGTGCCGATCCAGCCAGTCGAGCAGTCGATTGACATCGCCACTGGCCATCGTCGAGATCTTCGTTGATGCCGCCGAAGCGCTCTTATTCAAAGTGAATGATAAAGAGGCGAAAAAAAGCCTGCCTGGAACGAATCCCGGCAGGCTGGGTGAGCAGGCTTTGATCAGCCGTGGTATTGCGCCGACAACTCATGCACGGCGCGCAGGAAAGCACCGGCGTGTTCCGGATCGACTTCCGGGGTGATGCCGTGACCCAGGTTGAATACGTGGCCGCTGCCCTTACCGTAGCTGGCCAGGATTCGACCAACCTCGGCACGAATGGCTTCAGGCTTGGCGTAGAGGACGGTCGGGTCCATGTTGCCTTGCAGGGCCACCTTGTCACCGACCCGCGCACGGGCGTTGCCGATATCGCAGGTCCAGTCCAGGCCCAGGGCATCGGCGCCCGCGTCGGCGATACTCTCCAGCCACAGGCCGCCATTCTTGGTGAACAGGATCACCGGTACCTGGCGCCCTTCATGTTCGCGAATCAGGCCGCTGACGATCTTGCGCATATAGGCCAGGGAGAACTCCTGATAGGCCGCCGCCGACAGGTTGCCGCCCCAGGTGTCGAAGATCTGCACCGCCTGCGCCCCGGCCATGATCTGGCCATTGAGGTAGGAGGTGACCGACTGCGCCAGCTTGTCCAGCAGCAGGTGCATGGCTTGCGGGTTGTCGTAGAGCATCGCCTTGGTCTTGCGGAAGTCCTTGGACGAACCGCCTTCGACCATGTAGGTCGCCAGGGTCCAGGGGCTGCCGGAAAAACCGATCAACGGCACGCGACCGTTGAGCTCGCGGCGAATGGTGCTGACCGCATCCATGACGTAGCCCAGGTCCTTTTGCGGATCCGGGATCGGCAATGCCTCGATGTCGGCCAGGGAGCTGACGACCTTCTTGAAGCGTGGGCCTTCGCCGGTCTCGAAATACAGACCCTGGCCCATGGCGTCGGGGATGGTGAGGATGTCGGAGAACAGGATCGCCGCATCCAGCTGCGGGTAACGATCCAGGGGCTGCAGCGTGACCTCGCAAGCGAATTGCGGGTTCATGCACAGGCTCATGAAATCGCCGGCCTTGGCGCGGCTGGCGCGGTACTCCGGCAGATAGCGACCGGCCTGGCGCATCATCCACACAGGGGTGACGTCTACGGGTTGCTTGAGCAGGGCGCGAAG
This genomic interval carries:
- a CDS encoding dermonecrotic toxin domain-containing protein, translating into MPDNHPPTPSFNPPQANGTALTTQLEASQQRMIRLNDAIPRASQIATRHLDDWFKRTFPAIADTVDVKELALYTWRDEAIPPAQRNSGGPATRRVTDTVALDTLLWRAIAGRVDTQAFFVELDNVDVITNQGETTQMPVALNTRIAKEEIKRLSDTLAESFAELLAQALDDFWDGSTEFTQERHVSDWLAMEFGVQLKAQADLHHLDGTLSPQMHKAVADLGVSAPDAASRASITERLRPGIHALALTPEGWGFSVPLTSAIALTQHDSQDHPGHALLYSPGEPLEIYRDLAALKAGLAQHDNAGDRVHIAPMTQNFLAHLVADLRTTQKAAVHDTLLDGPAEDERLSAWVARIDAAANIGDRLDLAAAMDERELRLNQKKLDDWLHGNPNVTGSDRVAWWRAVQDLQKTLDDVSPPPDPVTLATQDALQARIRELLVRFVKEKHPSADPDRIVLGIRKQILDPHAPTGESPFGSGISRDPVKAIVDDRRSMTQWAMSNLTPDERNATHVSVEGPLSFAQIVEVIERANVGARLPAELQLAARTRQPQWMAVKAKQMRAQAWAAHISGDLRHDRDKTGLNLVLAALDSPAPEGRRKVNGHEVVVRQVQWGDSVLKEILAFGVRTLASRPSLTLYTPGAPDGKTFRDVDANSDRELEAALVRTLTATLDMTRWLISQLPLLEQADQLASLVPASENLTLNEKIRKITQPSFSWIRHRVLDDFASNVYSPVVKADLFKALHETQITHAIKTADSLTVSNAERDSTAAQEGRRKGVALLTGAMAMFYAGRLGGVLGRAILPTMAGGAAVSAIKDEDGSFSQWAGDFIHGLGEVLAEAGQDLIMARAAHRRSKERPRLSSLARMPDPELEPFVLKGFNGKGLAPEGRDRYRDAGGQGYLKLGKDYCKTAIQEGEQIIYASNNRSNQRRVAWKNGRWQLQEPLRLLGGGNLLSLFSRTPETAQRKTCNALVEGVLVDHHWPSRKVVSIARKVIYSMPDELAERILRESMSDLGVDNIDTYRSRIDAINKGLRSFTPHKVHHENLLYKYNVWQAVDYCTQDLQPQGLQLNSTQKIRIFDMTLPLRRELFDSEGNFKMMMSSLPDNLTGALFVTIIPEQGKKKAAMTKIQADIHDVVAAAEQRVWRELGTDFPGEGPEVEAAKKEYKETPENLALYKSKKLQIFREEMQKRHKPGLLTEIRNNRIPYLIINKGKSLRKTLLVTQEDITDFSRKLSNYDAFDIEVVTQVPSKKVPSKTPTTSTPVAPPQASPVKDRFTVSANTLAETQMSYNSFPDAAKTRITQIMDDIRAGRATTKRINRFYWYDMAQLSPGGGRGAWRAAFERKGDSWILQGFYDYHVNKPATVWEG
- a CDS encoding MFS transporter; the protein is MAHEIPPQPDNVAGQLADIYIEKGTSMFMHTVLALFCGGFATFALLYCVQPMMPLLSAEFSINAAQSSLILSVATALLAIGLLITGPISDRIGRKPVMVAALFAAALCTIASAMMPTWQGVLVLRALVGLSLSGLAAVAMTYLSEEIHPKHIGLAMGLYIAGNAIGGMSGRLIAGVLIDFVSWHTAMLVIGGLALIAAAVFWRILPESRNFRPRSLHPRSLLEGFTMHFRDAGLPLLFLEAFVLMGAFVTLFNYIGYRLLAAPYHLDQAFVGLLSVVYLSGIYSSAKVGSLADKLGRRKMLWATIALMLAGLVLTLFTPLSLVILGMLVFTFGFFGAHSVASSWIGRRATRAKGQASSLYLFSYYAGSSIAGTAGGVAWHLGGWNGIGLFIGALLVIALGVALKLAKLPVLPGNMQV
- the hemE gene encoding uroporphyrinogen decarboxylase: MTALKNDRFLRALLKQPVDVTPVWMMRQAGRYLPEYRASRAKAGDFMSLCMNPQFACEVTLQPLDRYPQLDAAILFSDILTIPDAMGQGLYFETGEGPRFKKVVSSLADIEALPIPDPQKDLGYVMDAVSTIRRELNGRVPLIGFSGSPWTLATYMVEGGSSKDFRKTKAMLYDNPQAMHLLLDKLAQSVTSYLNGQIMAGAQAVQIFDTWGGNLSAAAYQEFSLAYMRKIVSGLIREHEGRQVPVILFTKNGGLWLESIADAGADALGLDWTCDIGNARARVGDKVALQGNMDPTVLYAKPEAIRAEVGRILASYGKGSGHVFNLGHGITPEVDPEHAGAFLRAVHELSAQYHG
- a CDS encoding LysR family transcriptional regulator, giving the protein MELRHLRYFIAVAEELHFGRAALALGISQPPLSQQIQALEQEIGARLFERTNRRVELSEAGRLFLEEARRVLAQVDKAADVARRAQQGELGELKIGFTSSAPFNSTIPQAIFSFRQRFPAVHLNLREMSSTQVADALVDEAIEVGIMRPLPLPDSLSVIELSREPLVAVLSAKHPLAQGNEEGLFLSALAHEPFVFFPRSYGSGLYAQLLNLARDAGFSPHFAQEAGEAMTIIGLVAAGLGVSVLPASYQRMRIDGVVYRPLLDPAAVSAVWLVQRKDQRSPMAKGFVALLTDEGALSVS